Part of the Pieris brassicae chromosome 11, ilPieBrab1.1, whole genome shotgun sequence genome, TCAGTTGTATAATGAGATTAGTTTTCTCAACCTTTTCTTCACATGTTTGTGCTTTAGGTGAAGCTTGCTGACCATTTACAGGAcccaaataataaacaaactcATTTCCCCAACGAATATTACTTGCATTAACAATGTTAATCACATTTCCTGTGGCtataaacatatgtttatatagAATACAGGCTTATGATAGTCTGTCTACACACATTACTTAATAATTCAAGCCTATactttgtagaaaaaaaactatgtataCAATgagtaacaaaacaaaaacatttaaaaaagaaactaaaactttaatatgAGTCACTGTAACTTTGAATTTCAATCAACTAATTAGCTTACCCTGGGTATTAACCACACTGCTTGCATTACTGCTTCGTCTATCGTCCTCATCTTCTGCAGGCGTCGGATCTGGTTCGGGAGTAGAAAaagactttttatattttggctttttcttctcttttttcaaatcattctcattaaaattatcttcaGTTTCGATGTTATTTCTGTTATgtacattttcattttgtaCTTCTTCGGGATTCTCCTGATATGAATTAGGCCTTGGGGGACGAGGTACAGCATCTGACTTCAAATTACGAAATATTTCCAAGAACTTTGCACTTAGCTTGTTCGTCATTTTCTATCAAATCTTTGTTTAATtagctatttaaaaataaaagttatatgcaattaatattatatgttgtaAACAAAGAAATTTACTAGTGTCTAAACACGAGaattaaagtaaaagaaaCAGTAAATTTTCAACTGAACTGAggaatgacaattgacaacaATTAATACAGGCTTATAGGTATGAGTGCtagaatatacttttaaatccAGACTATTGTACCACTTAAACatgttttacatatttttacgcTTACAGTAAGTTTAActcaattattttgaataatttttgaaactgTGGCAACGAAACtgaatgtttaaatattaaagcatCATGTAATCATTCTAACCTAAATTATAAGCACCCATAAGA contains:
- the LOC123716378 gene encoding uncharacterized protein LOC123716378, with the protein product MTNKLSAKFLEIFRNLKSDAVPRPPRPNSYQENPEEVQNENVHNRNNIETEDNFNENDLKKEKKKPKYKKSFSTPEPDPTPAEDEDDRRSSNASSVVNTQATGNVINIVNASNIRWGNEFVYYLGPVNGQQASPKAQTCEEKVEKTNLIIQLMQADIQPEHEYIDYISKNLGKNWYSIFKNLGYSKGQIETAEIDNAQIGIAEARYKLLLDWVRNDDQGTLGKLATILWEEDEKHVVKELAFIYKRNQE